Proteins encoded in a region of the uncultured Paludibaculum sp. genome:
- a CDS encoding glutamine--tRNA ligase/YqeY domain fusion protein, with protein MTNDDSAGNTPVNGNEGASEAQPRPSNFIRDIILKDIASGKHDGRVQTRFPPEPNGYLHIGHAKSICLNFGLAAEFNGKCNLRFDDTNPCKEEVEYVDSIIEDVHWMGFEPAAIYYASDYFDQLHAWAIQLIKAGKAYVCDLTADEVRKYRGTLSEPGTESPYRNRSIDENLDLFERMGKGEFPDGTRTLRSKIDMTSPNLNMRDPVMYRILHADHHRTGGKWCIYPMYDFTHGQSDSIEKITHSICTLEFEDHRPLYDWYIESLGIFPPQQIEFDRLNLTYTLLSKRKLLALVQNKVVSGWDDPRMPTLSGIRRRGYTPEAMRTFCSRIGVSKTNGTIELGLLEHAVREDLNKRAARVMAVLKPVKVIIDNYPEGQVEEMDAVNNPEDESMGSRKVPFSQEIYIEQDDFREVPPKGYYRLSPGKEVRLRYAYLITCTSVLKNQAGEVVEVHCTYDPATRGGNTPDGRKVKSTIHWVSAPHAISAEVRMYGNLFSKEDPNDVAEGKDWMDNLNPNSLDAITDCKLEPSLSGAAPGNRYQFERLGYFCVDPDTKPGGLVFNRTVGLRDTWAKIEKAQKAKGA; from the coding sequence ATGACCAACGACGACTCAGCAGGGAATACACCGGTGAACGGGAACGAAGGCGCCTCTGAAGCGCAGCCGCGCCCGTCCAACTTTATTCGCGACATCATCTTGAAGGACATCGCCTCCGGCAAGCACGACGGCCGTGTCCAAACGCGCTTTCCCCCTGAGCCCAACGGCTACCTCCACATCGGCCACGCCAAGTCCATCTGCCTCAACTTCGGTCTCGCCGCCGAGTTCAACGGCAAGTGCAACCTGCGCTTCGACGACACCAACCCCTGCAAGGAAGAGGTGGAATACGTCGACTCCATCATTGAGGACGTTCATTGGATGGGCTTCGAGCCGGCGGCCATTTACTACGCCTCCGACTACTTCGACCAGCTCCACGCCTGGGCCATCCAGCTCATCAAGGCCGGCAAGGCCTATGTCTGCGACCTCACCGCCGACGAGGTTCGCAAGTATCGCGGCACCCTCTCCGAACCCGGCACCGAGAGCCCCTATCGCAATCGCTCCATCGACGAGAACCTCGATCTCTTCGAGCGCATGGGCAAAGGCGAGTTTCCCGATGGAACCCGCACGCTCCGCTCCAAGATCGACATGACCTCGCCCAACCTCAATATGCGTGACCCGGTCATGTACCGGATCCTCCACGCCGATCACCACCGCACCGGCGGCAAGTGGTGCATCTACCCGATGTACGACTTCACCCACGGCCAGTCGGACTCCATCGAGAAGATCACCCACTCCATCTGCACTCTGGAGTTCGAAGACCACCGCCCGCTCTACGACTGGTACATCGAGAGCCTGGGCATCTTCCCGCCGCAACAGATTGAGTTCGATCGTCTGAACCTCACCTACACTCTGCTCAGCAAGCGCAAGCTGCTCGCCCTCGTGCAGAACAAGGTCGTCTCCGGCTGGGACGATCCGCGCATGCCCACCCTCAGCGGCATCCGTCGCCGCGGCTACACTCCGGAAGCCATGCGCACCTTCTGCTCCCGCATCGGTGTGTCCAAGACGAATGGCACTATCGAACTCGGCCTGCTGGAGCACGCCGTTCGTGAGGACCTGAACAAGCGTGCCGCCCGCGTCATGGCCGTGCTGAAGCCGGTCAAGGTCATCATCGACAACTACCCCGAAGGCCAGGTCGAGGAGATGGACGCCGTCAACAACCCTGAAGACGAATCCATGGGCTCCCGCAAGGTCCCCTTCTCCCAGGAAATTTACATCGAGCAGGATGACTTCCGCGAAGTGCCCCCCAAAGGCTACTACCGCCTCTCGCCAGGCAAGGAAGTCCGTCTACGTTACGCCTATCTAATCACGTGTACGAGCGTCTTAAAGAACCAAGCCGGAGAAGTGGTGGAAGTTCACTGCACATATGACCCTGCAACCCGTGGCGGCAACACGCCGGACGGGCGCAAGGTGAAGTCCACCATTCACTGGGTGTCCGCTCCGCACGCCATCAGCGCCGAGGTGCGGATGTACGGCAACCTGTTCAGCAAGGAAGACCCCAACGACGTCGCCGAGGGCAAGGATTGGATGGACAATCTCAATCCCAACTCCCTCGATGCCATCACGGACTGCAAACTTGAGCCCAGTCTGTCCGGCGCCGCACCGGGGAACCGCTACCAGTTCGAGCGCCTCGGCTACTTCTGTGTCGATCCTGACACCAAACCAGGCGGACTTGTGTTCAACCGGACCGTCGGACTGCGCGACACGTGGGCCAAGATCGAGAAAGCCCAGAAAGCGAAGGGCGCATAG
- a CDS encoding carbamoyltransferase C-terminal domain-containing protein produces the protein MQTVALARPFGENNGRHHLHLELREAFPSARIVTVEHHQAHAASAYYASPFEYASVLTLDRSGDFRCGSRWRAAGNQLHLEKEISYPDSLGDLYSRVTHLLGFQPDADEHKVQWLSTAGTPDLAALFRGILVQDGVGLRVDRSWFDNDRMNGGGFSARFYMALGLDDGAEIPADMKPRIAAGLQAAIERLVVEMAGEGENLCLAGGLALNALLVAALERSGHWKNVFVQPAAGNSGTAIGAAYHAWHSVHGRDQRSPMTTLALGPCYTSEEIKKVIENCKLGFRYLLTTDEVLDAAVSQLAADKIVAWMQGRMEFGPRALGQRSILASPLNPYSTENLNVFIKHREPFRKFAASVPVELASEYFDVGRNARFLATVGKVRDGHRKTFESAVLGDGLVRVHTVDAQENPLFHKLLLAWGRKTGLPVLYNTSFNLFGDPLVCTPRDAVRSFYSSGIDALVVGNFLLEK, from the coding sequence GTGCAAACGGTCGCGCTGGCTCGCCCCTTTGGCGAGAACAACGGCCGCCATCACCTGCACCTGGAACTGCGGGAGGCATTTCCGAGCGCGCGCATCGTCACGGTGGAACATCACCAGGCGCACGCCGCCTCGGCCTATTACGCTTCTCCGTTCGAGTACGCCAGCGTGCTGACGCTCGACCGTTCCGGCGATTTTCGCTGCGGCTCTCGCTGGCGCGCCGCCGGCAACCAGCTCCACCTTGAGAAAGAGATCTCATATCCTGACTCGCTCGGTGATCTTTATAGCCGCGTGACTCATCTGCTCGGCTTCCAGCCCGACGCCGACGAACATAAGGTCCAGTGGCTTTCCACCGCTGGGACGCCTGATCTGGCCGCCCTCTTCCGCGGCATCCTCGTGCAGGACGGAGTCGGTCTGCGCGTCGACCGGTCGTGGTTCGACAACGATCGGATGAACGGCGGCGGCTTCAGCGCGCGATTTTACATGGCGCTGGGACTGGACGACGGTGCCGAAATCCCGGCAGACATGAAGCCCCGCATCGCGGCGGGTTTACAGGCCGCCATCGAACGCCTGGTCGTCGAAATGGCCGGCGAAGGCGAGAACCTCTGCCTGGCCGGCGGCCTCGCCCTGAACGCTTTGCTGGTCGCTGCCCTCGAACGTAGCGGACACTGGAAGAACGTCTTCGTGCAGCCCGCCGCCGGCAACAGCGGCACGGCCATCGGAGCCGCTTATCACGCCTGGCACTCCGTCCATGGCCGCGACCAGCGGTCGCCCATGACGACCCTGGCTCTCGGACCCTGCTACACGTCCGAAGAGATCAAGAAGGTCATCGAGAACTGTAAACTCGGTTTCCGTTACCTGCTCACCACCGACGAAGTGCTCGACGCCGCCGTGTCGCAATTGGCCGCCGACAAGATCGTCGCCTGGATGCAGGGCCGCATGGAGTTTGGGCCGCGAGCCCTGGGCCAGCGCTCCATCCTCGCCTCGCCGCTGAATCCCTACTCGACCGAGAATCTGAACGTCTTCATCAAGCACCGCGAGCCGTTCCGCAAGTTTGCGGCCTCGGTGCCGGTCGAACTGGCTTCGGAGTACTTCGATGTCGGACGCAACGCGCGCTTCCTGGCCACCGTGGGCAAGGTCCGCGACGGCCATCGCAAAACCTTCGAGAGCGCGGTGTTGGGCGACGGTCTGGTGCGCGTCCACACGGTGGATGCGCAGGAGAATCCGCTCTTCCACAAGTTACTGTTGGCGTGGGGCCGGAAGACCGGCTTGCCGGTCCTCTACAACACGTCCTTCAACCTCTTCGGGGACCCTCTGGTCTGCACCCCGAGAGACGCCGTAAGAAGCTTCTACTCCTCGGGCATTGATGCCCTGGTAGTAGGCAACTTCCTGTTGGAGAAGTGA
- the lepB gene encoding signal peptidase I, translating into MKQKAKKTIGAEPAPKQQEPQKTAKLKPDFPEQVRAFVSEWTVTIILLLFGTTTILQAFVVPTGSMEDTVLIGDHMFVDKLAFSPPGAISKYLLPYTPIKRGDIIVFKWPVDPRQNYIKRVIGVPGDHIKLINKELVLNGKKMTEPYVVHKMNYLDSYRDNFPTEPNMRLEPGAVRMLSENLKDGEIIVPPNSYFAMGDNRDNSLDSRYWGFVPRDNIVGKPAVIFWSYDAPTEALADPNIISVSHLLDLATHFFSKTRWSRTLMVPRPYPLG; encoded by the coding sequence ATGAAGCAAAAAGCCAAAAAGACCATCGGCGCCGAGCCCGCGCCCAAGCAGCAGGAACCGCAGAAGACCGCGAAACTCAAGCCCGACTTCCCGGAGCAGGTGCGCGCGTTCGTCTCGGAATGGACGGTCACCATCATCCTGCTGCTGTTCGGCACGACCACGATCCTGCAGGCCTTCGTCGTCCCCACCGGCTCGATGGAAGACACGGTCCTGATCGGCGACCACATGTTCGTCGACAAGCTGGCCTTCTCTCCGCCGGGCGCCATCAGCAAGTATCTGCTGCCCTACACGCCCATCAAGCGCGGCGACATCATCGTCTTCAAGTGGCCTGTGGACCCCCGCCAGAACTACATCAAGCGCGTCATCGGCGTGCCGGGCGACCACATCAAGCTCATCAACAAGGAACTCGTCCTCAACGGCAAGAAGATGACGGAGCCCTATGTGGTTCACAAGATGAACTACCTGGACTCCTATCGCGACAACTTCCCGACTGAGCCCAACATGCGGTTGGAGCCGGGCGCGGTTCGGATGCTGTCGGAGAACCTGAAGGACGGCGAGATCATCGTTCCGCCGAACTCGTATTTCGCCATGGGCGACAACCGCGACAATTCGCTGGATTCCCGCTACTGGGGTTTCGTCCCACGCGACAACATCGTCGGCAAGCCGGCGGTCATTTTCTGGTCGTACGATGCGCCCACCGAGGCCCTGGCTGACCCGAACATCATCTCGGTCAGCCACCTGCTCGACCTGGCTACGCACTTCTTCTCGAAGACGCGCTGGAGCCGGACTCTGATGGTCCCGCGCCCTTACCCGCTGGGCTAG
- the lepB gene encoding signal peptidase I has product MQDDNLSADVQSDSLSQEPTETLPKTEEGRPVEHPRGAISEWAVTILLLLFGTTSLIQAFVIPTGSMEDNLLIGDHLLVDKLAFAPAGVISKYILPYTPVKRGDIIVFRYPVDIRQTFVKRVIGVPGDHIKLVNKQLVLNGKLVPEPYKFNKTDFIDSYRDNFPTDPNTRVDDRALEMLDKCVVNGEVVVPPDSYFAMGDNRDSSLDSRYWGFVPRTNIIGKPLLVYWSYDAPTERLVNSGVDLEHLLDLARHFFTKTRWKRTCMLIRGYDLKN; this is encoded by the coding sequence GTGCAGGACGACAATCTGTCGGCGGACGTCCAGTCCGATTCACTCAGCCAGGAACCGACTGAAACACTCCCCAAGACTGAGGAGGGTCGCCCCGTTGAACATCCGAGAGGAGCAATCTCGGAATGGGCTGTCACGATCCTGCTGCTGCTGTTCGGCACCACGTCCCTGATCCAGGCCTTCGTCATCCCCACCGGGTCGATGGAAGACAACCTGTTGATTGGCGACCACTTGCTGGTGGACAAACTGGCCTTCGCGCCGGCTGGGGTGATCAGCAAGTACATCCTGCCCTACACACCAGTGAAGCGCGGCGACATCATCGTCTTTCGCTATCCGGTCGATATCCGCCAGACCTTCGTGAAGCGCGTCATCGGTGTGCCGGGCGACCACATCAAGCTGGTCAATAAGCAGCTTGTTCTCAACGGCAAGCTGGTCCCCGAACCGTACAAGTTCAACAAGACCGACTTCATCGATTCCTACCGCGATAATTTCCCCACGGATCCGAACACTCGCGTGGACGACCGCGCGCTGGAGATGCTGGACAAGTGCGTTGTGAACGGCGAGGTCGTTGTACCTCCGGATTCCTATTTCGCCATGGGCGACAACCGGGACTCTTCGCTGGACTCGCGCTATTGGGGCTTCGTGCCACGCACGAATATCATCGGCAAACCGCTGCTGGTGTACTGGTCCTACGACGCGCCCACCGAGCGACTTGTCAATTCCGGCGTTGATCTCGAACATTTGTTGGATCTTGCTCGTCACTTCTTTACGAAGACACGCTGGAAGCGGACGTGCATGCTGATCCGCGGCTATGATCTAAAGAACTGA
- the rsmI gene encoding 16S rRNA (cytidine(1402)-2'-O)-methyltransferase has translation MPGVLYIVATPIGNLSDMTYRAVETLKSVDHIACEDTRQTRKLLDHFGIAAHPLSYHEHNEAERTVDLLARLESGASIALVSDAGTPLISDPGYRIVNAAAERGIRVVPIPGVSALITALSAAGLPTDSFRFCGFFPRKTGERRRLLEGLRDEECTLAFYEAPHRILESLQDVEEVLGDPPVVAARELTKLHEEFLRGPASAVRKTLEARDSVKGEFTVLVGKSEKKPQTDESVEDAVQRLEASGLSRMDAIKAVARERGLGKRDVYRMLEQG, from the coding sequence ATGCCCGGCGTCCTGTACATTGTGGCCACACCCATCGGGAACCTGTCAGACATGACATACCGAGCTGTGGAAACCCTGAAAAGCGTCGACCACATTGCCTGCGAAGACACGCGGCAAACCCGTAAGTTGCTGGATCACTTCGGCATAGCGGCTCACCCGCTGAGCTATCACGAACACAACGAGGCGGAACGGACGGTCGATTTGTTGGCCCGCCTGGAGAGTGGGGCTTCGATCGCCCTGGTGTCGGACGCGGGGACTCCCCTGATCTCGGATCCGGGCTACCGGATCGTGAACGCGGCGGCGGAGCGCGGCATCCGGGTGGTGCCGATTCCCGGGGTTTCGGCCTTGATCACCGCCCTTTCCGCGGCGGGGCTGCCGACGGACTCGTTCCGTTTCTGCGGCTTCTTCCCGCGCAAGACCGGGGAACGCCGGCGGCTGCTGGAGGGGCTGCGCGATGAGGAGTGCACGCTGGCGTTCTACGAGGCGCCCCACCGGATTCTGGAGTCGTTGCAGGACGTTGAGGAAGTGCTGGGGGATCCGCCCGTGGTGGCGGCGCGGGAGCTGACGAAGCTGCATGAGGAGTTCCTGCGCGGACCGGCGTCGGCAGTGAGGAAGACGCTGGAGGCTCGCGACTCGGTGAAAGGCGAATTCACCGTGTTGGTGGGCAAGTCCGAGAAGAAGCCCCAGACCGATGAAAGCGTCGAGGATGCTGTCCAGCGTCTGGAGGCGTCGGGCTTGAGCCGGATGGACGCGATCAAGGCTGTGGCGCGGGAGCGGGGCTTGGGTAAGCGCGACGTCTACAGGATGCTGGAGCAGGGTTGA
- a CDS encoding ABC transporter permease gives MPDPPRLAEQLLLRLVGGRDGQVIAGDLAESYEERGGGVLWYWGQVLSCILVRLSPYRRLIPDLNYDVHHAFRLIRRNPGYALAAVLCLALGIGINTTVFSVLDGMFLRGLPLPDPGRIVTLDRDGAAPCSISEYFELRKTVKSLVKPVAVIARNTYLDVGPANEPVYIETVMANYADVLQTKSRIGRWFAPSDEQPHGGLPVVISDRLWLRYFQREPNALGRTIRLEGQVYTIVGVARPEFRGVSSPISIDAWVPLASFPLNRADFDSTTDKAGPDVSVISRLAPNTTLRQARAEVAVFDAHIRAQSKDDPRLKAALTVEPILGFVSRRARRSLAPLALLLAGVVGIVLLIACVNVANLLLARAAVRQREMAVRLSLGATRGRLIRQTLAEGLVLAAGGAVLGLIAGFWTNQALSAWLPTSFPQAALRTVFLEINWRVAALTAAISIISALLFSLAPAFETARTECTPALKGEGGGSSQRAMRRRDLYAAAQVALSLVLLVSAGLLLRALDRAASIDPGFATARRIYVRLFTPGRDFTPEASTQLFTRLVESARQLPGVQDATLSFALLGFGDRNCASTGPTVPTRKLHINIVEPNYFQMMQVPLVRGAGFQPDGHPEPILPVVVNETMARTWWPGQDAVGRSIWVGCESEHQRLEGHVIGVARDSKYQALDEEPMPLYYVSTRQFWWNGYLALIVQTRGEPREIVEPLLALARTGGRNLRIGEVNTLESVVSLSLWYTRFYASLLGVFAALAIVLSTIGLYGVVAYSVAQRTREIGIRMAMGARRADVQWMVLARALRLTAYGIGAGLLLSAAATRLLRHFLHGLSPLDPVTFTAAALAWIAISMLASYVPSLRATRVDPTVALRYE, from the coding sequence GTGCCTGACCCACCCCGTCTCGCGGAACAACTCCTGCTCCGCCTCGTAGGCGGCCGCGACGGACAGGTCATCGCAGGCGACCTTGCTGAGTCCTACGAGGAACGCGGCGGCGGCGTCCTCTGGTACTGGGGCCAGGTGCTGAGCTGCATCCTGGTGCGCCTCTCGCCTTATCGCCGCCTCATCCCCGACCTGAACTACGACGTCCACCACGCCTTCCGGCTCATCCGCCGCAATCCCGGCTATGCCCTCGCCGCGGTTCTCTGCCTCGCTCTCGGCATCGGCATCAACACCACCGTCTTCAGCGTGCTCGACGGCATGTTCCTGCGCGGCCTCCCCCTGCCCGACCCCGGCCGCATCGTCACCCTCGATCGCGATGGCGCCGCCCCCTGTTCCATCAGCGAATACTTCGAACTTCGCAAGACCGTGAAGTCCCTGGTGAAGCCCGTCGCCGTGATTGCGCGCAACACGTACCTCGATGTCGGCCCCGCCAACGAACCCGTCTACATCGAGACCGTCATGGCCAACTATGCCGACGTACTGCAGACCAAGTCGCGCATCGGACGCTGGTTTGCGCCTTCTGACGAACAACCGCACGGAGGTCTCCCGGTGGTTATCAGCGACCGCCTCTGGCTGCGCTACTTCCAGCGTGAGCCGAATGCGCTAGGCCGCACCATCCGCCTCGAAGGTCAGGTCTACACCATCGTCGGCGTCGCCCGCCCCGAATTCCGTGGAGTCTCTTCCCCCATCTCCATCGACGCCTGGGTCCCGCTCGCCAGCTTCCCGCTCAACCGCGCGGACTTCGATTCCACCACCGACAAGGCCGGCCCGGACGTCTCCGTGATCAGCAGGCTGGCACCCAACACGACCCTCAGGCAGGCGCGCGCCGAGGTCGCGGTCTTCGACGCCCACATCCGCGCCCAGTCCAAAGACGATCCGCGTCTGAAAGCCGCCCTCACCGTCGAACCCATCCTTGGGTTCGTCTCGCGCCGTGCCCGCCGCAGCCTCGCCCCACTTGCTCTATTGCTCGCCGGCGTGGTCGGCATCGTCCTCCTCATCGCTTGCGTGAATGTCGCCAACTTGCTGCTGGCCCGCGCGGCCGTCCGTCAGCGGGAAATGGCTGTACGCCTCTCCCTCGGCGCCACCCGCGGCCGCCTCATCCGCCAAACGCTCGCCGAAGGCCTCGTCCTCGCCGCCGGTGGAGCCGTGCTCGGCCTCATTGCCGGTTTCTGGACCAATCAGGCCCTCTCTGCCTGGCTCCCCACATCCTTTCCTCAGGCCGCCCTGCGCACCGTCTTCCTGGAGATCAACTGGCGCGTCGCTGCCCTCACCGCCGCCATCTCTATAATCTCGGCCCTGCTCTTCAGCCTCGCTCCAGCCTTTGAAACCGCGCGTACCGAATGCACACCCGCCCTCAAAGGCGAAGGCGGCGGATCCTCGCAGCGCGCCATGCGCCGCCGCGACCTCTATGCCGCCGCCCAGGTCGCGCTCTCCCTCGTCCTGCTTGTCTCCGCGGGCCTGCTGCTGCGCGCCCTGGATCGCGCCGCCTCCATTGACCCGGGCTTCGCCACCGCCCGCCGGATCTACGTCCGCCTCTTCACGCCAGGCCGCGACTTCACCCCCGAAGCCTCCACCCAACTCTTCACCCGGCTCGTCGAGAGCGCCCGCCAGTTGCCCGGAGTCCAGGACGCCACCCTCTCCTTCGCCCTCCTCGGCTTTGGGGACCGCAACTGTGCCTCCACGGGCCCCACAGTCCCCACGCGCAAGCTCCACATCAACATCGTGGAACCCAATTACTTCCAGATGATGCAGGTCCCGCTCGTCCGCGGCGCGGGCTTCCAACCGGATGGCCACCCAGAGCCCATCCTGCCCGTGGTCGTCAACGAGACCATGGCCCGCACCTGGTGGCCGGGCCAGGACGCGGTGGGCCGGTCCATCTGGGTCGGCTGCGAGTCGGAACACCAGCGGCTCGAAGGTCACGTGATCGGAGTCGCGCGGGACAGCAAATACCAAGCCCTGGACGAGGAACCCATGCCGCTCTACTACGTCTCCACCCGCCAATTCTGGTGGAACGGCTACCTCGCCCTGATCGTGCAAACCCGAGGCGAACCGCGGGAGATCGTCGAGCCGTTGCTGGCCCTCGCACGCACCGGCGGCCGGAACCTGCGTATCGGCGAGGTGAACACGCTCGAATCCGTGGTCTCACTCTCGCTCTGGTACACCCGCTTCTACGCGTCGCTGCTCGGGGTCTTCGCCGCCCTCGCGATCGTGCTCTCCACCATCGGGTTATACGGCGTGGTCGCTTACTCCGTCGCGCAACGGACCCGGGAGATCGGCATCCGCATGGCCATGGGTGCCCGGCGCGCCGACGTCCAGTGGATGGTGCTCGCCCGCGCTCTGCGCCTCACCGCCTATGGCATCGGGGCGGGACTGCTGCTCAGCGCCGCCGCCACCCGGCTCCTGCGACACTTCCTGCACGGCCTCAGCCCGCTCGATCCGGTCACCTTCACCGCCGCGGCCTTGGCCTGGATCGCCATCTCCATGCTGGCCAGCTATGTGCCGTCACTCCGGGCCACGCGTGTCGATCCCACCGTTGCCCTGCGCTACGAATGA
- a CDS encoding helix-turn-helix transcriptional regulator: MPDYLGEFEQIVLLAVLRLGDSAYGVPIRQEIEERAGRKVTIGALYATLDRLEAKAYVTSWFSEPTPERGGRSKRYFRVLPTGVEALARSKDMLDNMWKGVRLKGEHGA, from the coding sequence ATGCCAGACTACCTGGGTGAGTTCGAGCAGATCGTCCTCCTCGCCGTCCTTCGCCTCGGCGACTCTGCCTACGGCGTGCCCATCCGCCAGGAGATCGAGGAACGCGCCGGCCGCAAGGTCACCATCGGCGCACTCTACGCGACACTCGACCGCCTGGAGGCCAAAGCCTACGTCACCTCCTGGTTCTCCGAGCCGACACCCGAGCGCGGTGGCCGCTCCAAACGCTACTTCCGCGTACTTCCCACCGGCGTCGAAGCCCTGGCCCGCAGCAAGGACATGCTCGACAACATGTGGAAAGGTGTCCGGCTGAAAGGAGAGCACGGTGCCTGA
- a CDS encoding NAD(P)H-dependent oxidoreductase, with protein sequence MKTLLHIDSSPRAVRSHSRQLTARFVDAWRDANRGGRVIHREVGLTPLPLVSEDWIAAAFSNPADRTPAQRAAIAVSDELIDELLVADEVVIGAPMHNFSVTASLKAWIDQVVRVGRTVDYPSYAGLVTGKKVTIIVTRGLSNLSPGEPMAHSDAQAPYLRLVLGFIGITDVTIVYAGGLTGSDATRQSSLHRALTEIEALATK encoded by the coding sequence ATGAAGACTCTCCTCCACATCGATAGCTCACCCCGAGCCGTCCGCTCCCACTCACGCCAACTCACGGCGCGCTTCGTCGACGCCTGGCGCGACGCCAACCGCGGCGGCCGAGTCATCCACCGTGAAGTCGGGTTGACCCCGCTCCCCTTGGTCAGTGAGGACTGGATCGCTGCCGCCTTCTCCAACCCCGCGGACCGCACCCCCGCCCAGCGCGCCGCCATCGCCGTATCCGACGAACTCATCGACGAACTCCTGGTGGCCGACGAAGTGGTCATCGGAGCGCCCATGCACAACTTCTCCGTAACCGCGTCTCTCAAAGCGTGGATCGATCAGGTGGTCCGCGTCGGACGCACGGTCGACTACCCCTCATACGCCGGGCTCGTAACGGGCAAGAAGGTCACCATCATCGTCACGCGCGGCCTTTCGAACCTCAGCCCGGGCGAACCCATGGCGCACTCCGACGCCCAGGCACCATACCTCAGACTGGTCCTCGGCTTCATCGGGATCACGGACGTCACCATAGTCTACGCGGGCGGCCTCACGGGCTCCGACGCAACACGTCAAAGCAGCCTCCACCGGGCGCTCACCGAAATCGAGGCGCTCGCCACGAAGTAA